In Nymphalis io chromosome 9, ilAglIoxx1.1, whole genome shotgun sequence, the genomic window TCAGGCCAGCTTATATATTCTTTGCGGCGAACTAACCATTTGCGCatagatattataatgtacTTGAATGTGTGTAGTCACAAATGCACTCTATTCGATtcctcttataatccgataggaTAGTAATCCGCTCGGATGGTAATTCGACACTACCGGAGAGATTTTTAAGGTCGATAATGaaacttttatgtatttgttgtaAGTATGTCTAattgattaattgaaaataattgacaaaattaaacaaaaagtaaataaaaaatattactctgttttaattttgtatttctttaaaaatattacatatctaagtaattatataagtgaaaattaaaaagaaaaaattacacACGTAAGTGTTTAAGTGCGATAATCTTATATGCCCTTCTAAACGGAAGTgtttaaagtttgttttatatttttatactgacattttcattataataaaattgaaagtaagctattattaaaataagaagtaTTGTGCACGAAATAAGTTGCTCGCTACAATATTGTTACTAGTTACTACTAGATGAGTAAGACACCTTTTTCGGCAAACCAAAATGGATAAGAAACAGCATTACTTTTTTGAATCAGGACAGGATTTTCGGgagttcatttattaataatttggtattgtataaaataataattgctaaCTAGATTGGCTTATATACTTGGatatttaaaaacctttaaattatgttattaatttttcgcCGTAATGCTGATTCATGCAGTAGGTACTAGCATTTGGATCCCTACATTTATATTGACATTGCCATATTTATGTATAGTTGGTTGAGTCAGTTGACACTTATCATTTGACATTGACACATCAGATGATAagcgataataatttattgtgataacaatttagaaatataaattatttacaagtaaGCACGTGTAGTTGTACCTAatcaatattacataataagagaaaaatataaatcttatattaaaattaatactaattaaaacatattgatATCTTGTTCAGAAGCTTGTcacattattttcaattttcataaATTGCTTAGTGTTTTGCTATATAAGTCATATTACAAGTTCCAATACGAATTCCTTCTTTGAAAATCAATAACTGTGTAACAAAGAACCAAAATGACGTCTAAAACATTCCAAGGTGTTGTGGATAGATATAATGGGATTACTGTGGACTCTCTGGAAGAACCCTGTGACCCAAATCAATTTTTGGATCAGTTATTAGGTGacttcatttaaaatgttatttgtgaAATGAAACCAATACAtttaagattgtttttattttgctattatAATCCTTTAATTTTTAGCTTCTCTAAAGCAATGGGAGGAAGAAAATAGAAGATGCATTTGGTTTAAGATCTACATCAATGATGCAGCCCTTATACCAATTCttgcaaatgtaaatatttattatgacatGTCTAATATAGAAATTGAAATTACAGAATAggctaatgaaaaaaaatactgttaatttttgtttaccaaacttgaaatattgtataataataaaatattttcaggagGGTTTTAACTTCCATCACTCCAGAAATAACTTTGTCATGATGTACAAATGGTTACCAAAAAACAGTACAGCTAACTTACCACCAGCTTGCCATACAAATCTAGGAGTTGGTGGTTTAGTTTTGAATAACAAGAATGAAATGCTTGTAGTAACAGAAAAGCATTATGAATACCCCCATTGGAAACTTCCGGGAGGTTATGTTGAAAGAGGTaatcttatattattgtaaataatttgataactttagaaaactaataaaacataGTTTAAACAAATCTTTCCAAAtctacttaattaataatttttatactttttttaaagttgctttaaccctttaaccgcccGACTTCATATCTGTTGGCGTGCCCCCAGCGCCCGACACAGTGAATCGAAACacacaatacaattttctaaaaataatgttagtaattcttctaactttggacattatttttaagacttctaattaagaggctaaagtgtattaaactgtaaacgattacttagttaactatttacctaatgtaaacatatttttgatagaatacagcgtaattaaataaaaaagctgataAAACGATCAGTGTTATTTTGGTCGTAAATATACGACTCAGGCGAAATGGGCCCGAAAATATTTGTCGGATTAATTCGACCTaggcggttaaagggttaataagatttaattaaaaaaaaaattatgtatgccTTTAGTAAATTCCAGTTGTTTAAGATACATATTTCACATGTTTTTATCTAATTTTGATGTGGGAgataaattgatattatctaTAATGCACACTTTTAAACCTTACCTTAcctattttactaaattataataagtttatgaacaaaatatctttattatttaatgtaaaatttaatttaaaagtaacagtTGCATAGTGtaagtttaaagaatttatttctcataaagaattacaGAAATTAGTGTAcctatatttatgttttttttttaaaacaaattcatttttatttaccaattttatttatctaagtaTTTATTCTCAGGTGAGGATATTAAGGATGCAGCCATACGAGAGGTGAAAGAAGAAACTGGTATTGATGCCACCTTTGAGTCAATGATTACCTTGAGACACACACACAATGCTATGTTTGGTAATTCAGATATTTatgttgttgttttattaacaGCTACTTCAACAGCTATAACAAAATCAGAGTTTGAAATAAAAGATTGTAAATGGATGAGTGTAGATGAGTTTTTAAATCATCCACATGctcatgaatttaataaatttattgtaagccAAGCACTCGATTTAAAGGATAGAGGTATTAAATTCAATCttcaaaaaagtaatataactgTTGGGACATGGTCAAGGGCTATAACCTCACTcactatagaaaatatttaaaaaatttataacacattacaaatttttttatacatactaagagaaataatttaaaatttcaagtaGATTGCTacctcaataaaaataatggattatattatataaaatgtagtaaattgttacaaatatacAGTAATTCacgtttattaaaatgtaagtattgtaaatattgtaaaatgttataactGATTCTAAATCTGTTGTgtcttatttaatatgaattaacaATTATGTTGGCTTTTAAAAGAATCGAAACTGAACTGTGatcaattgtatatatttaaaataactccaGCTTGTTATTGAAATACTAgttgactttaaaaaataaaacttgtatttgtattttttttacaactgtTCGTAAGTTTACTGCAAGAACTCTATAAACACTAAACAGCACAAATAtgcttgataatattattttatatcaactaTATAGAAATCAAATTGAAAtagtttaatttgttattaatacaatttatattttattgcatttaatgAGTTCTTGTAGTGAGCTGATATACCCTTGAATGTTTTGAAATAGATAACAGAAGCacatatacagaaaaaaaatatttaaatattgccatttaataaataaaaattcaaatagaacaagtataataataatgttaataatctatataatacaaatacagttttaaacAGATGATTCCATTAAAACAATCCAGTATTATAAAAAGTGCTTTGTAAGACTATAAGCTCTCTTTCTAACTAAATGGTttcgcttaaaaaaatatttttagaagatGCAAttggattaaaaattaatacattgacAAGTCTGTTTTTTGAGACAACAAATATTCTGTATATTTTGCACCACATAAAAACCATTTCCTACTAAACAACTTTCACCAAATATACACATCGAATCTGCATATGCAGGTATGCAgatgtttttgattaaaattttataaatagcaaaTTATGCTTTAATCATTTACAGCTAGTCTAAGTCAGGAATTGGTGCACTTTTCCTCAAACAATCCCCCCCTTCTTCATCTGAAGTATCAACATCAACATCTCCTATAATAGATTTAAGGAGGCCACCAAATATAGAATTTGAATTTTTGTCTTGTGGGATCTCAATGCCAAACCATATACGTCCAATGGTATCTAAATAGACAGAATAATTTGGATCACGCTTTATACTAATGGCATAACAGCTCCttagaattttaaattgaatgacATGTTTcctgaaataacaaaaaaaaatatatatatatatatatttaattattctaaaaatatatttgatatatacattgaaatttataaaaatacttactgtTCAATAGCACGTAATAGAAACCATAGAAAATTTAGTAATGGGAATAAGTATGGTGGACCTTTGTCATTTTTTATAGTAGGATGTGATCCAGTGTATTTGTTAAAAGCTTCTGTGGCCATTTGAATATTACGCAAACAAAGACATTGTAGAACAGCTTGGGCAATAAACAAATCTATTTCTGATTTGAGTCCCTTTGTCGTGTGTAGCTCAATCAGCATATTCGCATAAGCCGCTCCATCACTTGAGTGTAAAAAGTGTCTATGTGCTGATGTAAACTTCTTCTCTTGCCAATATATTTCAgcaattttctataaatagaaataaaacatttaatgaatttgaaatattgaataattaataaaaaaatatgtagtagaaatattatttatataagaaacaaatGAATGCATTAGTAAATTGAAAAGGTTGGAAAAGTAGTAAATTGAAAAATTTGCAAGAAggtgcaaaaaaaattaaacaaaaatatttcatttcaaatatttaaaaaatacaagtacttataatataaaaataaaattaaagcacatgtaattaattaaaaactatagaGAGTATTAATAACTCATCGGTTCAATTAAATTTCAGGATATTTTACAGGAGATCAAAAAATGGTAAGTACATTGCTTTTAATAACGACtacttacaattattatgaatattttttattaaatagaaattagtTACAAATCTGAAATGTTCAAcccacaaatatattaaaagaaaaatcattgattgtgcaaaataattttaattgctttagttactatataacaaatcaataaatattagaatttttgCTAACCTAACAACTCATATACAAGTACATTATTTAACCAAAATATGTTgacattactttattatacttaCTGTGTACGGGATAAGATCACAATAAGATTTTACTTATTTAGTGTGCATAATATTGATCAAAATTTATAGGTTAtgatattaaatcttattagaTAGTTGtggtttaaaatgtaaaaaaaagcatATAGAATTACCTTGTGAAGTAAAGGAtgtccttttttattattatccatAGACCATTTCACAGCATTTGTTAGAAAGGTCTCTCTTTCGGGAATACTCGAGTTCatcttttcaaataattttgatattttatctaTCCATTCGGTGCAAGGTTTTGTTTCAGATTTTGTTAAAACTTCTATTAACAGGATTGCCAGATCTGCTCCACTGCCTTGTTGATCGCGTTGTAGTAATAGAGTTGAACCTTTATACAATAATTGAAGCAAATCGGTGTACTTCTTTTGACTTAGGTacctgaaaatatataaaattaaaataggtcAACAATTGTAGAACTATATCAAAATTATGATCTTATTTTTATGGCTTACCTGAAATAAAGAGTCCTGTACATTTGATGTGCTTCATAATATTGACCCGAATTCACGGATGCTTCGAGCTTATCTAAAACTCGCGATACACCTCTTTCTCCTCTTCCAGCCATAATTAGTTTTCGAGATTATATATTCCTGAGAAAATCTTTCACatcacttattttaatttacgtctTCACAAAAAGTCACTTTACCACATGAAACTTATtctttctaaaatttatttctttggtTAATaaccaaataattttaaaatatctatgttCTATGAAAAAGCTATATCATGCAAAtgtcaaaagtatttatatttgtctAGAGTAAAAGAGAAAGAAAATAGTTAAAGAAAACAACCTAGAAAAGTCGATTAATTCTCGTTTAGAAAtagattacataaaataattttgtaagataaaataaataaataaatctgtatGATTCAatgtgacataaattataaattattacaaatataaatagaaatttaataaagaatataaaattaatcgattaaaaataattgtatcatAATGTTCAATAATAACGTAATAGTATTTTAGAAAAACACAGGATCATTGTTTCGATGTGTTTTCTGAGGTACCTACCTAAATGACTCAGTCAACTTAAACTACcaattttcaaattttgaacTGATAATCTGAGTTTATTGACAGTTTCACtgtcaataactttttattaacccAACTCAAGATACGTACCTAGAACCTCGAAATGTGAAACTTTATGTAAGCCACTAAGGTCTAACTCTAGATCGACAAGACAATACTGCGGAGCGGAACAGTATTTTGttgaaaacatacatattttgataGCATGTGGCTAATGGTTGTTTAATGCAGGCTTTAAATgcaaaatatcaacaaaatgcTTAGTTCGTATGACAAAAGTTCTGTGAAATTATTGTTCatgttaatagaaaaaataccctaaatttattaagatataatatgtagtatataagtataattgaaAGTTGTTGCTCctaaataaaattgacattaTGACATAAGGCCAATTAATATAATcagtttttattcattatcaagtatttttatttaatctgtagtTAGGTAGGTGATTATCGTAGACATAGTAACTAACTATGAACCGAAACAGAGAAACTATTAGTTAATTTCTCTGTCTTGTCTACGTTACGTAGACAGAGTAACAAagttgtttctctgtctacgctaCGTTATGAAGATAATATATTGACATTGACAATGTTTTTTGACTGTTTAGTGTTTGGTAAAGACTGTATCgctattttattaagaattaagatattatgagAGATAAGTTTCaaaggtttaatttattaataagaagttttcttttattgttaaattagtattaaataattgggGAGAATCAAGAAGGGTTgtgcacatttttttattaaggaaatatattatttgtacagtatttacttatttcacgattaattataatactatgttgaaaataaaaaatcttatccttcatttaaaaataacaaggtAAAAACACTAAACTATAAATTGGGCAAATCAAattcttaaaaaagtatttaatatcttattaaatatttaattttagaaatactTCTTGTGCTACATGTACACGGTGCAACTATTCGTTACATCACAATGCAAAATTTACAGGAGAAAAGGATAGATTTAACGGCATTACTGTTGATTCTACAAGGCTACAatgtaaaaaagaaacattttctgAAATTTTAGatggtatataaattatttttgtaggtTATAAAGTATTAGTTGAAATAATCATTTGTTTTCACGTTTATAATGTTGTGTTTCTTaaatacttgtttatttatagtatcTCTGTACTGCAATCAGTCATAAAAGTACACTATTAAAGTTGAGCAATTATTCAAGTAAACTATctgaaaatgtattcttttatattaataatttgcttatcttaaaataaaacttaattacaaatacaaaaaaaaatatttgcttaaattaataataaaatatgtgatgaaataaattatataataaaattattaataatagaacattctataatagaattattgtgtataattaaaatgattttaacttttttgttaagTCTCAGATAACTGTTTCTTAGTCATGCTCTGTCATATTTGTAATTcctaaataatgtatttatattatttaaaaaataaaatgaaatgataattataaatgatataataattaaaacaaaaaaataatatataatttattgtaaagaaGATGTActaatgtaaacataaaatgaaatagatACATAAAggttaaaggatttttttttttaatttttaaattacatttcagaATCACTTAAAAGTTGGATTATTGAAGGTAGAAGATGTATATGGTTCAAGATCAACATAAATGATTCAGCTTATGTTCCTATGTTAGCCCAAGTAAGTTAATAGCATACTTTTATGATTGTTATATTtgtgttacatttttttgttaaattatattggtATTCTTAGAAAGGTTTTAATTTTCACCATGCCAGAGACGATTTTGTGATGATGTACAAATGGTTGCCAACTGATTCTGAACCTAACTTGCCACCGGCTTGTCATACAAATCTGGGTGTAGGAGCGCTAGTGTTAAATAGAAGAAATCAATTATTAGCTGTATCTGAAAAACACTATGATTACCCACACTGGAAACTTCCTGGTGGATATGTTGAAAGaggtaattatgtttttttaattttattgaaagatATATTGTGGATTTGAAGCTTTCTAGATAAATGTTGTTACATCTAAAAATCTTGCATATAgcactataatttattaagaatatttagaaaaaagtaCATCACTTATGACTACTACTATATAAAGGTATTTTCAAACAGTaactattttatgataaaatagttTCAAGATTGCCTGAATACTGACATACTCTTAAAGGTTCtttgttttttaagtaaatttaaattaagctttttttaataatttccattGAAAcatgtgttaatatttttataatataggtgaAGATATAGTGAAAGCTGCTCAAAGAGAAGTTAAAGAAGAGACAGGTGTTGACTCAGAGTTCTTATCTTTAATTACATTCAGGCATACACACAATATGATGTTTGGCAATTCAGATATTTATATACTCCTGATGATGACAGCTTTATCAGAAAAAATAACACTGTCACTAAGAGAAGTAAAAGATTGCAAATGGATGAATATTGAGGAGTACACAAATCATCCTCATGTACATGAGTTTAACAAATTGGTAATCAATCAAGctctgttatataaaaatggcaatTTAAAACTAGATATACAAAGAAAAACTGTAAAATGGTCTCAGTTTACGAGAGAGATGAGCtacttaattgttaataattatgacaataaataaatattatttacattgttacataacatttgttatttaaataaatattttttatattgttacttGATTTTTGTActgtttttattcttaaaattagcTATACATATTCTTGCCATTTTGAACAACATGGACTATActtggtattttaatataacatgtaGAATTTATAGcaggcaatatttttttacctgtGGTTTTGGTGTCTCCTTTTGTTTCTTTGAATTTGGTAGTTTGATGTgcctgcatgttttttttttcaggcagcatcacattaaaaatgttaaggATTGCAACTTTAGTTTGACTTCTACTTGTATGTCAATGCTTTGTGATTGTGTGATTCTTGATTACTTGGTTTTGATAGTATTCGGCCAACCAGTCCATGTTGGGATCATTTCTATTACGGATCGTCACTGTAACTTTATAGcagtagtaatattttttttttccaaatatgtTTCGATAGTAGTGCAGTTAGTACAATCGAAACATATTTagcaaaaaaaactaaactataGTTGTGTGTTTTTGCTGAATGATAGTCTTGGCTCTTGTTGGTTGTCTTCTCTTCATTAAGATGAGTTCTGCGGAGTATGTGCAGAGCACCACACT contains:
- the LOC126770912 gene encoding Golgi to ER traffic protein 4 homolog, translated to MAGRGERGVSRVLDKLEASVNSGQYYEAHQMYRTLYFRYLSQKKYTDLLQLLYKGSTLLLQRDQQGSGADLAILLIEVLTKSETKPCTEWIDKISKLFEKMNSSIPERETFLTNAVKWSMDNNKKGHPLLHKKIAEIYWQEKKFTSAHRHFLHSSDGAAYANMLIELHTTKGLKSEIDLFIAQAVLQCLCLRNIQMATEAFNKYTGSHPTIKNDKGPPYLFPLLNFLWFLLRAIEQKHVIQFKILRSCYAISIKRDPNYSVYLDTIGRIWFGIEIPQDKNSNSIFGGLLKSIIGDVDVDTSDEEGGDCLRKSAPIPDLD
- the LOC126770913 gene encoding uncharacterized protein LOC126770913, which codes for MTSKTFQGVVDRYNGITVDSLEEPCDPNQFLDQLLASLKQWEEENRRCIWFKIYINDAALIPILANEGFNFHHSRNNFVMMYKWLPKNSTANLPPACHTNLGVGGLVLNNKNEMLVVTEKHYEYPHWKLPGGYVERGEDIKDAAIREVKEETGIDATFESMITLRHTHNAMFGNSDIYVVVLLTATSTAITKSEFEIKDCKWMSVDEFLNHPHAHEFNKFIVSQALDLKDRGIKFNLQKSNITVGTWSRAITSLTIENI
- the LOC126770734 gene encoding uncharacterized protein LOC126770734, whose translation is MLKIKNLILHLKITRNTSCATCTRCNYSLHHNAKFTGEKDRFNGITVDSTRLQCKKETFSEILDESLKSWIIEGRRCIWFKININDSAYVPMLAQKGFNFHHARDDFVMMYKWLPTDSEPNLPPACHTNLGVGALVLNRRNQLLAVSEKHYDYPHWKLPGGYVERGEDIVKAAQREVKEETGVDSEFLSLITFRHTHNMMFGNSDIYILLMMTALSEKITLSLREVKDCKWMNIEEYTNHPHVHEFNKLVINQALLYKNGNLKLDIQRKTVKWSQFTREMSYLIVNNYDNK